A single genomic interval of Hafnia alvei harbors:
- the ypdE gene encoding aminopeptidase, producing MNIDLLQALCEADAIASSEQEVRDILIQHANLCGKKVSFDGLGSTLIQLNQSSGPKIMICAHMDEVGFMVRSITREGAVEVIPIGNVRMLARFMQPVRITTQHGNKIHGLLDAELHGSEARNLCVDIGATSAEEVNQCGVRIGDRVTYASDFKVLSPESRIMGKAFDDRLGCFLLIELMYALRNVELEAEIWLVASSSEEVGMRGGKTAAHMIQPDLALILDTACWSKNFDYGAANHRQIGQGPMLVMYDKTLIPSPRLLNFIQDTAQQNAIPLQTDMFSNGGTDGGSVHLCGKGIPTAVLGAPTRHGHCAASIADLRDIEQTKQLLVAVIHRLNADTLHHLTDFSQ from the coding sequence ATGAATATCGATCTCTTGCAGGCCCTCTGCGAGGCAGATGCCATCGCCTCTTCCGAACAGGAAGTTCGCGATATTCTCATACAGCACGCAAACCTATGCGGCAAAAAGGTCTCTTTTGATGGGCTAGGCTCAACGCTGATTCAGCTCAACCAGTCATCAGGGCCAAAGATTATGATTTGCGCCCATATGGATGAAGTAGGTTTTATGGTGCGTAGCATCACTCGCGAAGGTGCCGTTGAGGTTATCCCCATTGGTAACGTGCGCATGCTAGCTCGTTTCATGCAGCCCGTTCGCATTACTACGCAGCACGGCAACAAAATCCACGGATTACTGGACGCTGAGCTACACGGATCTGAAGCGCGTAATTTGTGCGTAGATATTGGTGCTACATCGGCGGAAGAAGTGAATCAGTGTGGGGTTCGCATTGGCGATCGCGTTACCTACGCTAGCGACTTCAAAGTGCTTTCTCCTGAATCGCGCATCATGGGAAAAGCTTTTGATGACAGGCTCGGCTGTTTCTTGCTGATTGAATTAATGTACGCCCTGCGCAACGTTGAGTTGGAAGCCGAAATTTGGCTAGTTGCTTCTTCTAGTGAAGAGGTGGGAATGCGCGGTGGTAAAACTGCGGCACACATGATTCAGCCTGATTTAGCCTTAATCCTCGACACCGCATGTTGGTCAAAAAACTTCGATTACGGCGCCGCGAATCATCGACAAATTGGACAAGGGCCGATGCTGGTGATGTACGACAAAACCCTAATTCCGTCCCCGCGCCTGCTGAACTTTATTCAAGACACCGCGCAGCAAAATGCCATTCCATTGCAGACTGATATGTTCAGCAACGGCGGTACCGATGGCGGCAGCGTACATCTTTGCGGCAAAGGTATTCCAACCGCAGTACTGGGTGCACCGACGCGACATGGCCATTGCGCCGCATCAATTGCAGATTTGCGGGATATCGAACAGACCAAACAGCTTCTCGTTGCAGTCATCCATCGACTGAATGCCGACACACTCCATCATCTAACGGACTTTTCG